In Thermanaeromonas sp. C210, the following proteins share a genomic window:
- the coaD gene encoding pantetheine-phosphate adenylyltransferase, whose protein sequence is MRIAVYPGAFDPITLGHLDILRRSCRLFDKVIVAVAQDPPKQALFSARERVELVQAATKDLAQVEVKTFRGLLVEFASSQGACAIIRGLRAVSDFEQEFQISVMNKKLAGEIETVFLMAATEYSFLSSRVVRQVAAVGGCVRGLVPPEVEEALEAKYGRPPQLQQRQSFGLARRGTPA, encoded by the coding sequence ATGCGGATAGCAGTATACCCCGGCGCCTTTGACCCCATTACCCTGGGCCACCTGGATATTCTACGACGCTCCTGCCGATTATTCGACAAGGTGATTGTGGCCGTGGCCCAGGACCCTCCTAAACAGGCCCTCTTTTCCGCCCGGGAGAGGGTAGAGCTGGTGCAGGCGGCGACCAAAGACCTGGCCCAGGTGGAGGTCAAGACGTTCCGGGGATTGTTAGTTGAGTTTGCGTCCAGCCAGGGGGCTTGCGCCATTATCCGCGGCCTGCGGGCGGTTTCCGATTTCGAACAAGAGTTCCAAATATCGGTGATGAACAAAAAACTGGCCGGCGAAATAGAAACGGTATTCCTCATGGCGGCCACCGAATATTCTTTTTTGAGTTCCCGAGTGGTGCGCCAGGTGGCTGCTGTAGGAGGGTGTGTCCGGGGCTTAGTGCCGCCGGAGGTGGAAGAAGCTCTGGAGGCGAAGTACGGGAGACCCCCGCAACTCCAGCAACGGCAGTCTTTTGGCCTTGCCCGAAGGGGAACCCCCGCCTAG
- a CDS encoding Fe-S-containing hydro-lyase: MTVIRLTTPLSLEVIQKLEAGEQVTLSGIIFTARDAAHKKLVETYRAGGKLPVDLEGQIIYYVGPCPPKPGKVIGSAGPTTSGRMDPYTPLLIRQLGLKGMIGKGNRSPEVVEAIKEKGAVYFLALGGAGALLAQRIKKAEIVAYEELGPEAIYRLEVEDFPLIVGIDSRGQNAYLMGKARYSK, translated from the coding sequence ATAACTGTGATCCGGCTTACCACACCCCTTAGTTTGGAGGTCATCCAGAAACTCGAGGCCGGCGAGCAGGTGACGCTAAGCGGGATTATTTTTACCGCGAGGGACGCAGCCCACAAAAAGTTGGTGGAAACTTACCGGGCAGGGGGAAAATTGCCGGTTGATTTGGAGGGGCAGATCATTTACTACGTAGGCCCATGCCCCCCCAAGCCGGGAAAAGTGATCGGCTCTGCCGGTCCTACCACCAGCGGCCGCATGGACCCTTATACCCCCCTTTTGATACGGCAGCTGGGGCTTAAGGGAATGATCGGCAAGGGAAACAGGAGCCCCGAAGTGGTAGAGGCTATAAAGGAGAAGGGTGCCGTGTATTTTTTGGCCCTGGGTGGAGCGGGAGCCCTGTTGGCCCAAAGGATCAAAAAGGCCGAGATAGTGGCCTACGAGGAACTGGGCCCCGAGGCCATTTACCGCCTCGAGGTGGAGGACTTTCCCCTCATAGTAGGTATTGACAGCCGGGGCCAAAACGCCTACCTTATGGGCAAGGCCCGGTATTCCAAATAG
- the cobO gene encoding cob(I)yrinic acid a,c-diamide adenosyltransferase, producing MRRGLIMVYTGDGKGKTTAALGLALRAVGQGQRVLIIQFMKGSPQYGEIKAAAYLPGLTVVQKGLPTFVKKGDPAPEDVRLAREGLELAKEAITSGEYDLVILDEINVAVDYGLLREEDVLVLMASKPERVNLVLTGRYASAGIVERADMVSEVREVKHHFRQGIPSQAGIEY from the coding sequence ATGCGCAGAGGGCTGATAATGGTCTACACTGGCGACGGCAAGGGAAAAACCACCGCTGCGTTGGGGCTGGCCTTGAGGGCCGTAGGTCAGGGGCAGCGGGTACTCATAATCCAGTTCATGAAGGGCAGCCCCCAATACGGGGAGATCAAAGCAGCTGCCTACTTGCCCGGTTTGACCGTGGTGCAGAAGGGCCTTCCTACCTTTGTGAAGAAAGGGGATCCGGCACCCGAAGACGTAAGGCTGGCCAGGGAAGGGCTGGAGTTGGCTAAGGAGGCCATAACGTCGGGAGAGTACGACCTTGTTATTCTGGATGAGATCAATGTCGCAGTTGATTATGGCCTTTTAAGGGAAGAAGATGTGCTGGTGTTAATGGCGAGTAAGCCTGAAAGGGTGAACCTGGTCCTCACGGGACGTTATGCGTCGGCCGGGATCGTGGAAAGGGCCGACATGGTTAGCGAGGTGAGGGAGGTCAAACACCACTTCCGCCAGGGCATACCGTCTCAAGCCGGCATTGAATATTGA
- a CDS encoding NAD(P)-dependent malic enzyme: MDIRARALALHRENQGKIALMSKVRVQSREDLSLAYTPGVAEPCKEIHRDPDLVWEYTSRGNLVAVVTDGSAVLGLGDIGPEAALPVMEGKCVLFKTFGGVDAIPVCLATKDVDQIVATVKLLAPGLGGVNLEDISAPRCFAIEERLKRETDIPIFHDDQHGTAIVVAAALINAAKVVGKDLKELKIVVNGAGAAGIATTKLLLGLGVKEIILCDRRGALYAGRQEGMNPYKEEIALQTNREKAKSLAEALKGADAFVGLSAAGTVTREMVRSMARDAIVLAMANPVPEIYPEEAKAAGAKVVGTGRSDFPNQINNVLAFPGVLRGALDVRARDINEDMKIAAAYAIAGLVDEKELQPDYIITDVFDARVAPAVAAAVARAALASGVARLQKDPAEVAEHTRELVQV, encoded by the coding sequence ATGGACATCAGAGCCAGAGCCCTAGCCTTACACCGTGAGAATCAAGGGAAAATAGCCCTCATGAGCAAGGTGCGCGTGCAAAGTCGCGAAGATTTGAGCCTGGCTTATACTCCGGGTGTGGCCGAGCCATGCAAGGAAATACACCGCGACCCCGACCTCGTTTGGGAATACACTTCCCGCGGCAATCTGGTCGCCGTGGTAACCGACGGGTCGGCAGTGCTGGGCCTTGGTGATATCGGCCCGGAGGCCGCCCTGCCGGTGATGGAGGGCAAATGTGTACTGTTCAAGACCTTCGGAGGAGTGGATGCCATACCCGTCTGCCTGGCCACCAAGGATGTGGACCAGATCGTCGCAACCGTAAAACTTCTGGCCCCCGGCCTGGGCGGGGTTAACCTGGAAGACATATCAGCACCCCGCTGCTTTGCCATAGAGGAGCGGCTGAAGAGAGAGACCGATATCCCCATCTTCCATGACGATCAACATGGAACTGCCATCGTGGTTGCCGCAGCCCTTATTAACGCCGCCAAGGTTGTGGGGAAAGATCTAAAGGAACTCAAAATAGTAGTCAACGGGGCGGGTGCAGCCGGTATTGCCACTACCAAGCTCCTACTGGGTCTAGGGGTTAAAGAGATTATACTTTGCGACCGGAGGGGGGCCCTTTACGCCGGACGGCAGGAGGGAATGAACCCCTATAAGGAGGAAATAGCGCTCCAGACCAATCGCGAGAAGGCTAAGAGCCTGGCGGAAGCCCTAAAAGGCGCCGACGCTTTTGTAGGACTCTCCGCTGCCGGTACGGTAACCCGGGAAATGGTCCGAAGCATGGCCAGGGACGCCATTGTTTTAGCCATGGCCAATCCCGTACCCGAAATATACCCTGAGGAGGCCAAGGCCGCCGGAGCGAAGGTCGTGGGTACCGGCCGGTCTGACTTTCCCAACCAGATCAATAACGTGCTGGCCTTCCCCGGAGTGTTACGGGGGGCACTGGACGTAAGGGCCCGGGACATAAACGAGGACATGAAAATAGCTGCAGCCTATGCCATTGCCGGGCTGGTGGATGAAAAGGAACTGCAACCCGACTACATCATAACCGATGTCTTCGACGCCCGGGTGGCCCCGGCGGTGGCCGCGGCCGTGGCCCGCGCAGCCCTGGCAAGTGGTGTGGCCCGGCTGCAGAAGGACCCCGCGGAGGTAGCAGAGCACACCAGAGAGCTGGTTCAGGTCTGA
- a CDS encoding succinate dehydrogenase/fumarate reductase iron-sulfur subunit — MAVFKIQRYDPEKDGRPYFQTYEVPVEQGMSILDCLFYIKERLDATLSFRASCRMGICGSCAMYINGLPRLACETQVTSLATDTIEVRPLPNYEVIKDLVVDLAPLFEKHQRVRPWIIPYDPVELDRPTKEYHQSPAELERYLQFAYCLKCGLCLAACPTVATDQEFIGPQALAQAFRYNSDTRDGGDTERMAAVDTLHGLWRCHMAGACAEVCPKGVDPALAIQLMKREAVFGKKKGRARLADPPHAVKLLPGILKAPEPTVKRSEGEI; from the coding sequence TTGGCTGTCTTCAAAATACAGCGGTATGACCCTGAAAAAGACGGTAGGCCTTATTTCCAAACCTATGAAGTACCCGTAGAGCAGGGCATGAGCATTTTAGATTGCCTATTTTACATTAAAGAGCGATTGGACGCTACTTTAAGTTTCCGGGCCTCCTGCCGGATGGGTATATGCGGCTCCTGTGCCATGTACATTAACGGCCTGCCAAGGCTGGCGTGCGAAACCCAGGTCACATCTTTGGCGACAGACACCATAGAGGTGAGGCCGCTACCCAACTATGAAGTTATCAAAGATCTGGTAGTCGACCTCGCGCCCCTCTTCGAGAAGCACCAAAGGGTAAGGCCCTGGATTATTCCTTACGACCCCGTGGAGCTCGACCGGCCGACCAAGGAGTACCACCAATCGCCGGCAGAGCTCGAACGGTATCTACAGTTCGCGTACTGCCTCAAGTGCGGCCTGTGCCTGGCAGCGTGCCCTACGGTGGCTACAGACCAGGAATTCATAGGCCCCCAGGCGTTGGCTCAGGCCTTCCGGTATAATTCCGACACCCGGGACGGTGGTGATACCGAGCGTATGGCTGCTGTAGATACTCTCCACGGTCTATGGCGCTGCCACATGGCGGGTGCCTGCGCTGAAGTTTGCCCCAAGGGGGTAGACCCCGCCCTGGCCATCCAGCTTATGAAGCGGGAAGCCGTTTTCGGCAAGAAGAAGGGACGGGCCAGGCTGGCGGATCCCCCTCATGCGGTGAAACTCCTGCCCGGCATACTCAAGGCGCCGGAGCCCACGGTGAAAAGGAGTGAAGGGGAAATATGA
- a CDS encoding phosphatidylglycerophosphatase A family protein, with protein sequence MNLKYLTIEWLQRRGVTLEDIASLVYTVQKKYIPGLTHEYCLESVERVLEKREVQNAVFTGVSLDEMAEKGLFEEPLSGMLRHDDGLYGIDEVLALSIVNIYGSIGLTNFGYLDKVKPGIIGKINQKKGERVNTFLDDLVAAIAAAAAARIAHQARDNYQEPK encoded by the coding sequence CTGAATTTAAAATATTTGACCATTGAATGGCTGCAGCGGAGGGGGGTTACCCTGGAGGATATAGCTTCCCTCGTTTACACTGTACAAAAAAAGTATATCCCCGGCCTGACACATGAATATTGCCTGGAAAGCGTAGAGCGGGTGCTGGAGAAGCGGGAAGTACAAAATGCCGTTTTTACGGGTGTTTCCCTGGACGAGATGGCGGAGAAAGGCCTTTTCGAGGAGCCGTTGTCCGGCATGCTGCGCCATGATGACGGCCTTTACGGTATCGACGAAGTGCTGGCCCTAAGCATTGTGAATATTTACGGCTCCATAGGCCTGACGAACTTCGGGTATCTCGATAAAGTCAAACCCGGTATAATAGGAAAAATAAATCAAAAGAAGGGTGAAAGGGTCAACACCTTTCTGGACGATCTGGTTGCCGCCATAGCGGCGGCAGCTGCGGCCCGGATAGCCCACCAGGCACGGGATAATTATCAAGAGCCAAAATGA
- a CDS encoding helix-turn-helix domain-containing protein translates to MLTSLKIYFTRGESILDIGNTIRMQRLAKGLSIRELARLTGLSPSAISQIETGKSIPNILTIKAITEALGISVYLFCWRILTARLA, encoded by the coding sequence GTGTTAACTTCACTTAAAATATACTTCACTAGAGGTGAAAGCATCTTGGATATAGGTAACACTATTCGTATGCAGCGCCTGGCCAAAGGGCTTTCCATTCGTGAATTGGCCCGTTTAACAGGCCTGTCCCCTAGCGCCATTAGTCAAATTGAGACAGGCAAATCAATTCCGAACATCTTGACTATTAAGGCCATCACAGAAGCTCTAGGGATCTCGGTATATCTTTTTTGTTGGAGGATATTAACAGCAAGATTAGCTTAG
- a CDS encoding succinate dehydrogenase/fumarate reductase flavoprotein subunit translates to MRIVEHDLVILGGGLAGLRAAIEAARVSRGELDIAVVAKTQLVRPHSVCAEGGTAAAMRPEEGDSLELHAWDTVKGSDFLADQDAVELFVRTIPQEILQLEHWGIPWARREDGRIAQRPFGGHTFPRAVFAADKTGFFEVHTLYDTLLKYPRVTRYEECTATSLLVEGGQYRGFTAVDLKSGEFLAFRSKALIIATGGACRIYGFTTYSHTVTGDGMAIAYRAGLPLKDMEFVQFHPTGLVPSGILITEAARGEGGYLVNNLGERFMQKYAEKMMELAPRDIVSRSEMLEIEAGRGFQGPQGLDYVHLDLRHLGRHKINERLPLIREVAIKFAGLDPIEQPIPVRPVAHYSMGGIHVDIEGAAPVPGIWAAGEVACVSLHGANRLGTNSTAECLVWGAITGKKAALYAMEERKLPELPVEKARDEENRVMEKILNRQGDENLYTIRRELREVMDANVGVFRTGEGLAKALKRIKELQERFHRCGLKDRSRIYNTDLVSYLELENMLELAEVITAGALAREESRGGHARRDFPQRDDKNWLKHTLAYYTPSGPKLEYIPVNITIWEPTERKY, encoded by the coding sequence ATGAGAATAGTGGAACACGACCTCGTCATCCTCGGAGGGGGCCTTGCCGGGCTCAGGGCGGCCATTGAGGCGGCCAGGGTGAGCCGGGGTGAACTCGATATAGCCGTAGTGGCCAAGACCCAGCTGGTGCGGCCCCATTCGGTCTGTGCAGAGGGTGGGACAGCGGCGGCTATGAGGCCCGAGGAAGGGGATAGCCTGGAACTCCACGCCTGGGATACGGTTAAGGGCAGCGATTTCCTGGCCGATCAGGATGCGGTGGAGCTTTTTGTAAGAACCATACCGCAAGAAATATTGCAGCTTGAACACTGGGGCATACCCTGGGCGAGGAGAGAGGACGGGAGGATCGCCCAGCGTCCCTTTGGAGGCCATACCTTTCCCCGCGCCGTATTTGCCGCCGACAAGACGGGCTTCTTCGAGGTGCATACGCTGTACGATACCCTGCTCAAATATCCCCGGGTGACGAGGTACGAAGAGTGCACGGCCACTTCCTTGCTAGTGGAAGGAGGTCAATACCGCGGATTCACGGCCGTAGACCTAAAAAGCGGGGAGTTTCTGGCCTTCCGGTCCAAAGCCCTGATTATTGCCACGGGAGGAGCCTGCCGCATATACGGCTTTACTACTTACTCCCACACGGTGACCGGAGATGGCATGGCCATAGCCTACCGGGCGGGGTTGCCATTAAAGGATATGGAATTCGTACAATTTCACCCCACGGGGCTGGTGCCTTCGGGCATTCTCATTACCGAAGCCGCTCGGGGCGAGGGGGGTTATCTGGTCAATAATCTGGGCGAAAGATTCATGCAGAAATACGCCGAAAAGATGATGGAACTGGCTCCCAGGGACATTGTATCCCGTTCGGAGATGTTGGAGATCGAGGCGGGTCGCGGCTTCCAGGGACCCCAGGGGCTGGATTACGTGCACTTAGATTTAAGACATTTGGGACGGCACAAGATAAATGAAAGGTTGCCTCTAATAAGGGAAGTAGCCATAAAGTTTGCCGGCCTCGACCCCATAGAGCAGCCGATTCCCGTACGTCCCGTGGCCCATTATTCCATGGGTGGCATCCATGTTGACATAGAGGGCGCTGCCCCTGTACCCGGTATCTGGGCGGCCGGTGAAGTAGCCTGTGTGTCCCTCCACGGTGCCAACCGGCTGGGGACTAACTCTACTGCCGAGTGCTTGGTGTGGGGAGCCATTACCGGCAAGAAGGCAGCCCTATATGCCATGGAGGAACGAAAGTTACCTGAGCTGCCGGTGGAGAAGGCTCGCGATGAGGAGAATCGCGTAATGGAGAAAATACTCAATCGTCAAGGGGACGAAAACCTTTACACCATAAGGCGCGAATTGCGGGAAGTTATGGATGCCAACGTAGGAGTGTTCCGGACCGGGGAGGGCTTGGCCAAGGCCTTAAAGCGGATAAAGGAACTGCAAGAGCGCTTCCACAGGTGCGGGCTAAAGGATCGCAGCCGGATATATAACACAGATCTGGTGTCGTACCTAGAACTGGAGAATATGCTGGAGCTGGCCGAGGTGATAACCGCCGGGGCCCTGGCCCGGGAAGAATCGCGCGGCGGCCATGCCAGGCGAGACTTCCCCCAGAGGGATGATAAGAACTGGCTTAAGCATACCCTGGCCTACTACACGCCTTCCGGGCCAAAACTGGAGTACATTCCGGTGAACATAACCATCTGGGAGCCTACGGAAAGAAAATATTAA
- a CDS encoding MBL fold metallo-hydrolase: MAELVGTCQEGELYLIELRLEREGFRKFLSSWLLRTGSGQFLIDTGPAAVLPQLLDGIKELGVNRVDAILLTHIHLDHAGAVGDLVECFPEARVLAHPKARRHLEDPARLWEGSVEVLGDLAHLYGPLKPVPREKLIGGVPGIRMIETPGHSPHHASFLWGEYIFAGEAAGVYLDLGDAYYLRPATPPKFFLQRTLASLDTLLDLAGDESILCFGHFGWARGAKGILELARQQLCRWEQIIAAVGQRLEVREEGEFLSLLREEVLRRDPLLQGFFRLEPDIQQREKYFLDNSLKGYMDYLSLGPF, encoded by the coding sequence ATGGCCGAGCTGGTAGGTACCTGCCAGGAAGGCGAGCTGTACCTCATAGAGTTGCGCCTGGAACGGGAGGGTTTCAGGAAATTCCTCAGTTCCTGGTTGCTGAGGACTGGTAGCGGTCAATTTCTGATCGATACTGGCCCGGCGGCCGTGCTGCCGCAGCTGCTGGATGGCATCAAGGAATTGGGCGTGAACCGGGTAGATGCCATCCTTTTAACCCATATCCATTTGGACCATGCCGGGGCTGTAGGGGACCTCGTGGAGTGTTTCCCTGAAGCCCGCGTCCTAGCCCATCCCAAGGCCCGGCGCCATTTAGAGGACCCTGCGCGCCTGTGGGAAGGCAGTGTGGAAGTGCTGGGCGACCTTGCCCACCTCTATGGCCCCCTAAAGCCGGTACCAAGGGAGAAGTTAATAGGGGGGGTACCGGGGATAAGGATGATCGAGACCCCCGGCCATTCCCCCCACCACGCCAGTTTCCTTTGGGGGGAATATATTTTTGCCGGGGAGGCTGCAGGGGTGTATCTGGATCTGGGAGACGCCTATTATCTGCGGCCGGCTACTCCCCCGAAGTTCTTCCTGCAACGGACCTTGGCTTCCCTGGACACCCTCTTAGATCTGGCGGGTGACGAAAGCATCCTTTGTTTTGGCCACTTTGGCTGGGCGCGGGGTGCCAAGGGAATCCTTGAACTGGCCCGCCAGCAGCTATGTCGCTGGGAACAAATCATCGCCGCGGTCGGCCAACGCCTGGAGGTCCGGGAGGAAGGGGAATTCCTGAGCCTTCTCCGGGAGGAAGTACTGCGCCGGGACCCCTTGCTCCAGGGCTTTTTCCGGCTGGAACCCGATATTCAACAGAGGGAGAAGTACTTTTTGGATAACAGCCTGAAGGGTTATATGGACTACCTGTCCCTCGGTCCGTTTTGA
- a CDS encoding fumarate hydratase: MRNIHVQDIINAVEGLCIEACTTLPADWWKATEEAISREESPLGKDILRLLQENASLAASTGEAICQDTGMAVVFVELGQDVHIEGGSLYEAINEGVRRGYTKGYLRKSVVNDPLIRRNTGDNTPAIIHVELVPGSGLRITVAPKGGGSENCSALKMLRPADGREGVIRYVLEVVEAAGANPCPPITVGVGLGGNFEMAALLAKKALLRPLGKRHPEAHIAELEREILERINHTGIGPQGLGGRITALDVHVETYPTHITSLPVAVNIQCHATRHAEALL; encoded by the coding sequence ATGAGGAATATTCACGTCCAGGACATAATCAATGCCGTGGAGGGCCTTTGTATTGAAGCCTGCACCACCCTGCCTGCCGACTGGTGGAAGGCTACGGAGGAAGCCATCTCACGAGAAGAATCGCCCTTAGGCAAAGACATCTTGAGGCTGCTTCAGGAAAACGCCAGTTTGGCCGCCTCTACGGGAGAGGCCATCTGTCAGGATACGGGTATGGCGGTAGTTTTCGTAGAGCTGGGCCAGGATGTGCACATCGAGGGAGGAAGTCTTTACGAGGCAATAAATGAAGGGGTGCGCCGGGGATACACCAAGGGATACTTACGTAAGTCCGTGGTAAACGATCCCCTGATTCGCCGGAATACCGGTGACAACACGCCAGCCATAATTCATGTAGAGCTCGTTCCCGGCTCCGGCCTGAGGATCACGGTAGCACCTAAAGGCGGGGGATCGGAGAACTGCTCGGCGTTGAAGATGCTGAGGCCCGCCGACGGCAGAGAAGGTGTTATCCGATATGTTTTAGAGGTAGTGGAGGCTGCAGGAGCCAACCCCTGCCCGCCGATAACCGTGGGCGTCGGTTTAGGCGGGAACTTTGAAATGGCAGCCCTTCTGGCCAAGAAAGCCCTCCTCCGGCCCCTGGGGAAGAGGCATCCCGAGGCGCACATAGCGGAATTAGAAAGGGAGATTCTAGAACGCATAAACCATACGGGTATAGGGCCCCAGGGACTTGGGGGCCGCATAACGGCCCTTGACGTGCACGTAGAGACTTATCCCACCCATATAACCAGTTTACCGGTGGCCGTAAACATCCAGTGCCATGCAACGCGTCATGCAGAAGCATTGCTGTAG